The Labrus bergylta chromosome 14, fLabBer1.1, whole genome shotgun sequence region GTTAAAACTGacttcattgtttttatgtGGGGCCAACAGTTGGTGCTATGATAAACTTTGATATATATACAGATAAACGTTAAACAATTATAGCATGATATAGATGTTGGGTTGTGCTATTGagcagaaaaaataataaatagacAAAGCTTTTTGACACAATTGGATAGAGACATAAACAGGACTGACTAAACTTTCCTCAGAAAAAGTCTCAAATATTACCAAGAGACTCGATTCAGCCAGACTCGTATAGGAGAAAGATCAGAATACTTTGAAGAGACAGAAGtgagaaaaaagaaggagagTAAAAAGGAGTGAGTGTTGAGTCCTGGCAGATGCAGAGCTCCTTGTAGATATATCAAAGTACAGACTCTTTCTGTGAGCAGCCTGCTTTTCCATCAAAGCCTGCAGTTATAACAAACCCAGATCTGTCTCATGACCAGCCCTCTTGGGAAAGATAAGTTTCATTAACTATTCACTAATTGGCAAGGGATGCACGAGTGAGTCAGAGTGATGCTGGTGCCAAAAAGTAGAGCTGATCACAAACTGTATCATCGCATTGAGAGCGGTTCTTCACAGTTTCTCCTCTGTGACAGTGTTTGGTTAGTTTAGTACTTGTCAGTGTTCCTCCATTAATCAATCAGTTAtacaaaaagccttctttttgCTTCATGATACCTTACATATTTTACTGATTGagtcagatttttttctgcatcagcATCAATCAAGTAGAAAAATCTTTCTCCCTTAGAGTACTAATGATCAACAGCAAAACACTTTGTCATATGTTAAATCAGTGATGTGCTTTCAGAAACATGGAATGACAAACTGCAGATTCAGAGTACAGAGGTACTGTAAAATCTGGAATATAAGACGCACCTTGTTTTTGAAGgtcactcagagagagaaaaaagtttaaaccGTCTTCCTGCAGGACATTTCTATTGTGTcaacaacgtgcagtttctgttcaagttctgtgttttcactttgtggagtttgaagtcctactagctacagtacagtagttgagctctcagcctgcagggaaagttgtgaggcacagactcctagcttgcgagtcgcgctgcccgactccgctggtcactctttaactttaatataggagtCTTTAAGTCAAAAGAGCACTCcacaatgtttatttacagaacaatttaccactgtttttaaatgcatgaaTATCACCTCGTGAGGGAAGGAAAGATGTTAAAAAGTCAcacagactggtctgtgtcgctgtcttccCCAGCACAgtgtgcactcagctttcaatacacaatgaatggggatgggaTTTTCAATCACGTCAGGTCCACATATTGATTGTTGCTTCTGCACCCGCTGTAATGACGACGCATCTGTCAGCTTTTTATACTGGGATGTTGGTCGCTCCGGTGTATAACAGCCACATTTTAAGACAAAGAAATAGGTATAAAAGTGCGTCTTAAACACTGGATTTAACAGTAATGCATTCATTATTCTTTAAACTTTTGCTTTAggaaagatttcttttttttttatttattactttcTAATCTGAACCATTCCCTACAGtcattttcccttttctctgtCATTAAAGTATGCTTTACAATTCCTGCGCAGGGCTTTGAACCAGATGTTGAACAGCATAAATGCGCAGAAGAAAGTCaaaggaaaacaagaaaaaggtaAATGTAATTAGTATGTGAATGTGGTGTGGACTGCGTAATGTGacatgtagtttaaaaaaaggtttaaggggtaagaagattaaaaaagcattttataaGTGCTGTCCATTTAGCTCCTCTGTCCAGCAGAAAGATGTCGCCCCTGACTACCAGAGATGTCTTCATGGTAAAATGCCTCATTGTGCTTGTTGTGGTGCAACTCCTTCTggtaaaaatattttctgttcttAATAGAAGACGGTAGGCCCTGTCAGATAATGGACACAGGTTGTGGTTGCTGATGAAAACCTACCATGGATGCAGGGTTCCAGGTGGTAGAAGGAGCTGTCTTTGGTGTCCAGTTGGTTCCACCTGTCAGCTTCTTCTCACCAGGCTGACTCCAGTGAAGATCACTAGAGATCAAGTCAAAGTATAACTCATGTGTAGTACTCGTGAAAGTGACCAACAGTGGTGCCTGGTCAATAGAGGGCGCTAAATTGCTGTCCTACCACTCTCCACAAGAAACTTTTAATGAATAGGATTTTTCTGAAtgagttttaaaatatatataaacatttttaaaatagctAAGTAAATATAATGTAGCTGTTGAGTAAATTGTATAAACTGAAATAATAATCTAGATCAAAAACATTGGATGTCTCTAAAGTTACTGAGAAAGGTCCTACTTGAGATGCACTAAAATAGTGTCCCAAATGCATCAAACACCACCATCCAAAACTTTGAAGCAGATTCATCCCATGAATTGTGACATAAAGAGCCAGGCTTGCAGTGTCACTGGACCAGAGTATGGACTGTTTATTAAAGTAGATCAGAACAGCAAACCAGACTAGCAGGacaaaactgcattttttttaaaagtttgtctCCACAGAGTTTAGGAAATATATACCCGTTATTATGGGTGaaaattgtgttgtttgttaagTATAATAAGTAAAAATAGATTGTTTTCTAGGTTAAAATCATCATGCCATCATGATGCTACTTCTGTCAGCCAGTTTCATGGCATTTTCCATTAGTtcattagcttgatgctaacacatacaaTGTACATCCCAGTCCAACTGGGATACCCCCCACCCAGGAGAAAAATTCACTGGTGACATGAATGGATAATATTTCTTCAATGTACTTACTTTTTAGCTGTGCCATTGCAAATTCCCAGATCTGGAAGGGACAGAGGGAgagttatttatcttatctctCATTACTATCATCTGTTTTTCTAAGCCTGTCACAGCATGTTTCTCAAAGAGGACAATGCTGTCAGAGTGCAACCAGTGTATGTTGTCGTTTGTTTTTGCTTGACGCTGTAAATTTGTATCACCAACCTGCCGAGGGACAGATGGAACTAAACCCTAAGGCTACAATctgtcatatttacattttcatgttcatttaTGTGCACTGTcccctttttaaataaatcaaataaccTTTGAATAGAGCCCAACTTAAAAATCTTTACAGCCCACTCTGGTAGTTATAGCAAGGCTCTACACATGTGACACAAGCTGCAGGGATGACATAGTCCTGCTCTCTCTCATCTAATATGAAACTTGCTGCACTCTTGGAACCAGTATGATTTTCAGTTTGGCACTTTTTGATTTGATGTGAATTAgcagctatttaaaaaaattaaaataaatcacaatttttTATGTAAGGGGTCATGTATGCAACAAAAGGACAAAGAAATAAGGCACTTACTGCCGACAAGATTGGCCAGGGACGAGTCCAGGTCGTTGGACACCAGTCTGTGGGGTTGCAGGCCATTCATGGTAATGTCCTGATCGGTTAAGGATGCAACTGTAGGTTTTAGGAGGCCACCTAAAACAGCTTAACCAAAAGGGGGCAGGACAaagggaaaggagaggagagtaaGGGGAGGGAAGGGTGAGAGGATGGGGGGCCCGAAAACcagtgaagaaacaaaacaagaaacaataagacaataagacacacagacaaacacatgacagaacatacacacacagacagatacaagATGGTCAGTGTTGATGAGGCAGGAAGCAGGGCTGAAAGctcaccccaaaaaaaaaaaaaaaaaaaaaattaaaaaaaatgaagcaagcTATGACAgtgtgaggagtgtgtgtgctttttcaACTCACCCAGTCATGCATATACCATGCAAAAAGCCAAGGCCCCAGGGAGTGTGTGTAACCCCAGGAAaagggaagagagaaaagaagtgTTGTGAGATTGTGAGAAGCATGGAGACCAGGGAGGGTATTCAAACAGTAAGTGTGGTACATTTAGAAACATCAATGTATTCATACTAAGTGGTACTTAAAACCAACAACTTAATCCAATCAAGACTTAAGCCTGgagtttcaggttacataatttacatattaagcaatactacaggtctgttgggcagtgggcccaccagagaataaaccttcataACCTCTGCTTCAAAACTACACTGTGGCATACGCCCTAGGTCGCCCTGTACCAATGCTGAAGCCTTCATACATAGACTGACATGCACCTCCTAAAAAAATTTAACTACACATCGAAAAACATGCAGACcgcaagccctgtgattggtcgaCTGGGTAGTTAAGTATTGGCTACATCAGGGATGTCAAACTTGCAGCCTGTGGGCCGACAGCACGTTTCATCCAATGTATTGAAACATATTTGTATGagattttttatcatttaaatcaaatcattttctcCGACTTGTACAAAAACCGATGTATAATTAGGGGAAAAAGGGGAATATGATGATAGGAAAGTGAATTCAACAGGGCACTGTGAACTgtcttctcagcagggagtaacGCTGCGTTATGTTAATCAGCAGCAAGAGAGAGATGACACATATTGAAGGTTTTCAAGACAGATTGAAGGAGTGGAATTTATTTCCTCAGTTGGTAATCATCCGCTCCTCTGTACCAGCTGTGCACATACACTTCTCACTATTTATTCTGGTTTATCGTCACTTAATGGCTTAAGAAGCTGAAAGACGCTCTGTATCAATCTGCAATTGAAGCGAGAAATTGAGATCCGATCACAAACGTTCATTGGTGACGCATTTGGAGACCAATGATTGAATTaggtctgcgtgtgtgtgtgtgtgtgtatgtgtgtttgtaatttgAATGGTCATTTTGCTTTAAATGCACAACCGTATTTAGCTTTGTCCCAATAAGACAGCCTCCACAGATCAATTGCAGTGGACTGATCAGTGAGAAAAAGATTTTGAGGTCTAAATGACGAAAGCAAAAGAAAATCTATAGATGGTTTCAAGTGGCAGCTGGGGAAAAGGCTGTAAAGACTGTCCATCCACTGAATGTTATTGTTGATTTCAGAAACATTATAGGAAGGATTTTCTATAGACCCTTTTTTTACTGTTAGGTTAATTCCTTAAACAGCCACAAGACCCAATGGGGGAAAACATCACAGGAAAAGGTActgcttgtttgtttctgcCACCAtctttgatttcttgttttacaTTATTTGTTTCATAAAGTAGGAAACTAAATCAGACAAACGCATAAATGAGACAGTGGTAGACCTTTTTTCCACTGGTCTGTaatataaaatgaatgtttctgtCTTAGTGGCCTAATGACATTACACGTCAccgatttatttaaaaaaggaaataaaaaaatatctgactcttgaaccatttttttctcagtttgaccatttttgttttgttgttcgAATCCTTTCAATGGCAAACACATGCACTTCAAGTTAATATACTGTACTTGATTGAGCTAATTTGCCAGAGAAGTATAACACTGCAGCCATAAAGCCTGGGGCTACCAACTGAAACTATCTTCTGGATGATTCCAaaactttgatttctttttgttgGTCATTTACCCAAGAAGGTAAAAGGCACATGTTCCTAACTTAACAGCCTATATATTAGAAACATGTGCTAAAAGTGTCTTGAAAGATATTCTACTTCGATAAGTAGATGGACATTCGTGAAAAATATTCCCTGAAATGTAGTTTTCACTGCTGTCTttgacaacaaataaaaaaataaaaaaacaagatgaaactTCTATGATTTGGACAgtcaaaatacaaatacaaaaacacaggaCGGTTTTCTTACAACACATTGTCTTTGTGATGGGATGCTTCAAACAGACTGACAAAGTGAGCTATGCTGTTTTTGATATTGGTGTAAAGGACATTACCACATTTGTTCATCCACATGACAGAAGCCCAATGATGTGTCAGGGGTAAAACACCAAAGACAGAGTCCTTTTGCCAAATTAACTGAAGCCACTTTTACAGTCCGATGAGACATGGATGTTTCACTTATTCTCACCAAACTCATAGATAacataaagcacacacacacacacacacaacatatcaAAGCCCAGATGTAACTTTGTTGTGTTCCAACAGCAATGTGTCCCCCGAACCCTTGGGTGGCAGCAGAGTGAATATAGTCTGCTGGCTCCATGTGGGGACAGAGGAAACCAGTACCAGTGTGCAGTAGTGAAACAATTACCTGTACAATCCAGAGTGTTGGCATTGGTGTTGTTACCAAATACGGAGTCAAAGTCCACGTTAAGGCCTCGGGAGTTTTGTGGCACCTGGGGTGTCGGGGAGACTGTAAACCCTGGTgatgcaaaaagaaaaccatcagagtctgaatattaattaaacaacattttggtCTCTCCAAACACAATAACAAGCCGTTAGAAAACACAGTGAATATGATCTTCCTTATTCGTACAACCGCACTCATAAACCACTTGTTTTTCATGAATACAGCAGAGCATTCAAACTTAAGTAAGTCTAGGCGTGTTAAATTATTAAAACTCTTTTTCCTGGTCTAAATGACTACTAGGGAGAACATCTTTATAATAGCTCCAGGAGGTTACTCTATCTAACCCTAGAAACATGCTGAAATGATCCAAGATGGGCCTAATCGAAGTTGCAAAAACTCTGCACAATCCATGTCTCGTTCTTTTATTCAATTGAAAAAGGTTGGCCATGTTTAGTGCTACATATCTTATACTGCAGCaaagttaccaccaactctcagcagacaGTAACAATTTCACCTTAACTGTGCGTGGCTGTTTGCGACGCTGTTTGTGAATAGTTCTTTGCAATAGGTTTCCTTTGCATAGAACGGGGCAGGTTTCGCCCCATTTGTACGCATAATGGATTTAAATACGCCCAAACAGCACACAGAAAGCCCATTTTATTGTTGAGCACATGGATAATAATTAGTAAATATCTCATTATTTGCTTAGTAAtatgttttgagtttgtttttttcagcatttaaaaacacaacacacatttagtcataaaatttagaaaatgtttcttctACTGTGTCTATAAAACATCAAGGACACAGCATTAATAACCTTTAAAACATCGAGGACACAGCATTAATAACCTTCAACTCGAGAGCATTTTACATCACGGATCAACCCCCACAAAGATTAATATTGTTTTCAAGCTGTGCAGTCTACACAGCAACGACGTATGCTTTCCTTGGCAAAACACCTGCACTTGGCATATATATAGgacaaattaaatattgaaataaatgtttgacccaagggattttttaaatttccctttttttgatttgagctaaaaatagaaaacgtgattttttaaaaattttgttatcatattaataaacacatttttggataCTCAATTGTTTGTTAAAAGAAATGATACACAGATTTTGCTTAattgatttgcttttttttgtagctattCAAGATATATTGTACATCACACGAGTATCACAGCGATTGCCATTAGGTAAAAAACGCTTTTTAATCGTTTAATCATTCGTTGATACTGTGAATTACATGTAGAATTGATATAAAGGGTCAAAACTGGTTTTAAGTGTGGGACTCTTTCGCTTGCAGCAACCTTTTCACATTATTCCCTGCCTCCAAAGACCACCCCAACTCCTGTCCAGAAAGTCTCCTGCATGGGGGTACACATCTGAACAGGCAACTTAGGACAATTTCACAGGCAGCCTTGAAAACTTCTAGAAATTTTTACAAGGgcatttctgatttaaaaaaaaaataatgatttggttttgtgtgAGTGGGGTATTAATGATTACTTTCAGATTCAtacttttgtgtctgtgtggacCCAGGAAATAAAACTTGAAACCCCTGGATCAGCCTTGGTGCACCTACCTCTGAATAGACCAGCTACAGCAGGGGGCTCAGATTGGAGCCGATTAGTAGTGTTGTATGGGCTAGGGCCACAGAAGGACTCTGACACGCAGCGAGAAACCGTAGGCAGGcaaagaaccaggaagagagagaaggggaaagaAGAAATACCAGGTCAGAAAACAATTAGGCAGAGAAAGTGTGAAGAAGACGCTGAGCACCTGTGGAAACCTTAGAGGGAACCAAAAGAGATCAGGGTTTGCAGAGGAAAACGTGGAAGTAACTGAGACTCATCACATGGCTACACTAAAAAGAAGGCAGATTCAAGGGGATGAGAAATATGGCAGCAGGAACACCCTGGTCTCATTGACACACCACCACAATCCATTGGATTATGTGTAAATATTACACATCTCACAGCCTTCATTTTACAGTCTGCCAGTCATCTGTCCAACATAGTACCTGTGGTAAATATCTATCTGTGCAGAAGAAGACGTATCAAGATCAGATGACAGAGGTGAGTTTGAATCAAAAAGGGATTGTAATGATCTggttaaaacagaaatgttgagTCAAAGGTTGGACATTCATGCattttgaaatataaacacTAAGAGAAAACCGAGGCATATTCAAAGTAATGACCTAAGGAAATATTATGAATTTGATTATGGAAGGAAACTAAATATTTGTAGTAGGGCAGCATGTTTGATCCTGGGTAAATGTGTCATGTAGTTTAATAATGATCCTAAACCTCCTCTTCAATTAAAGTGAGATCATCAACCATCCCAGTGATCACTTCATGGCTAGTTGTCCTTGAGGACAGGCAGCCAAGGAGGCTGTGGATGACTGGACAGCATCGTAAACAGAGAGAGCGACACGACAATAAAAGGAGAAAGACATAATGGTGGAGAGAGTGAGAATATTAAAGAAGGAAAGTTAATGATAGGCATGCAAACGGTGTAGGGAAAAATACAGTGTTGCTGGTAAAAATGGATATGGAGACCCTGAAGTccaagaaagtaaaaaaataataatcttgaGCCCCCAAATAATTATCTTATCTTGTGCAACTCGTTCGCATGACATCCCTAATGACTGGTATTGTTTGCATTCTCCTACTCGTCTGCCTTTTTGCTGCAGATCAATAGTGTTTCAGCTTGTGCTGATgttgtgtgatgttagtgtaTAAAAAGCACAAATTAGGTTTTGTTATAATGTCATCTGCTCAAGCGATTGCTTATGGGACTGACCAGCTCTTTTACAAAGGCAATGTGTCACTTTAAAATGGCTTCTCTCAAGAAGTTGAAAATGACATTTATGCATATTATATCCTCTCTAATCACTTATTGTTTCTGGTGAATAATGAAAGAACAATGTTTGTAACTGTAgtttgaaaatcttttgttCCACCTTAAAGAACAATCACACCTGCTCTGAgtatttgacatatttttgtgATAATAGAGTGTTAAAAGTATGGACTGAAGTGTTACCAAAATGGGCGGAGCCTTCACCTCCCCATGAATTGGTGGTTGAAAGTGGAAGGGACTGCTGGAAGGCCGGCTGGAGGTCAAGCAGGTCATTGGCTGCTTTCGAGTTGCTAGAGGGGGCGAGCAGAAAAACAAGGACATGGATGATAAATCAGTCACTCATTGACAAAGTATTAGAGTCTCTCCTTAGTTCCAATGTTGCTACAGTATATGAAGGTAGGACCGCAGTTTATCCTTAGCAATGCAGGAGAGCCAAAACACAATttattcttaaatcaagatcgAAGTCTGATAAAAGGCTGGTCTAATCTAAGAACTAAAAACTTGTGAAACTGTTGTGAATGTTGTTAAGAGCAATCTCCTTGCATTTAATTGATTATTCAATCTTCCTTAATCATCGTCAATCCACTAAGCTTCAAGCTGAGACAGTGAAAAACCTGTAACACTTCATTTGAgacaaaatgcagaaaaagattcaaataactttttgtCTTCCAGTTTCTAAGTTGAGTCTGATGTATTCAGTTCATTTCTCAGTTTTATAAAGGACAGTGCACATAAGAAAGCATCTGTCTTTAATTAGTTTGATACATGATGCATCTTGTCTGTTTATAGTCGACTCTATGCATTGTGAATAAACCAAGTAAGttccttgttttttcttttcagtagGCAAACGGTGATCCTCACATTTGAAAGCTCATTTGAAATATTGAAGAAAAGTTTGTTCAATCCTTAAAATCTTTGAATATCCCTTTAGCTTCTGGAATTAGGAAACTGTTTTCTGTACTTAAATGTTACGcatgtaaatacatttgtaGAGTCATGAGACTGAATACTGAGGAGTTAAAGATGAAAGAGTGCAGGTCCTATCGCCTCACCTGTTGGTGGAGCTGGGGGTGGAGAAGAGGTCAATGGCAGGGGTGGAGTTGATGGTCCCACCCACTGGGAACTCAGGTGAGGAGTCTGTGGTGGCTGAACCAGGATTCCTCTGGAGCTCCATTAGACGCTGCTCCTACAGAAGGTCAGCACAAACAACATTTAGGCTAACATGAATCCAACTTCTCAGAATGACAGAACTCTGCTTCTTGAAAATTGTACTTTCGTTTGGCAGCTTACAGTACAAACAGTGGAAGAAGAGGATTAAAGTATTGATGGTACGAGGACAACAGGGGCCTACAGGCCTTTACATAGAAAGTAATAGAGGTGAGTAAGGAAGATGTACTTTAAGTGCTTTAAGGCGAGCCTGCTCCTCTTCAAGGGCTGCCTGTTTTTCCCTCTCGTCCACTTTGGTAAAAGAGATTCCAGTATTGGCCAGGGAGGAGACCGCATTGGAGAGAGTGCTCGCCCTGGATCAAGGGACAGACAAAGAACCGTGGAATAACTTTACAGCTGTCACACACTACAGGCCTTTGAACACATACACTTTAACAAATTGACTTTATTGTACTTGTTGCTATACCTGTCTTCTCTGTCAAACTCAGGAGATACAATGTGTGATTTCAAGACGATTGTAAGCCCATTTTTGAGTCACAGGACTGATTTTAGAGTAGGGACGTCACAAATTTCAGCCTGATCTTGTATTGTTTGCTGTGCGGTGTCCAGGGGGGCACAAGTGCCGATCATAGGAAATATTCAGATGAGCTTCGGGTATGTTTGAAATTTTGCACACAAGACTCCACGCACTTGCACAATGAGAGCAGACCCACGAGCTGATTTACCAACTTCAGggcttttgtttttcccttATTGCGCCTGCACAAAATAGCAGACAGCATCTGCCAGAGAATATTTGGTATGGTTTAGCTTTTAGTTTGCTTGTGTTCTTTGGTGATTCTGAGTTGGTTTTCAATTTTACTACTGGAATGCACATAAATATGACTTCAAAAGAAACTTTATTGGCAATTGTCAATGCTCCATCTCAATTCTATATATGCAGAGAGCACATACATAATTCACTTGTAAGGTGTGAGATGACAATCCACAACAACTATGATACAATCGCAGAGTGCAGAGCTTGACTGAATTAACTTGACCatcaaggggggcggggggtgcgggccacccccctaatataatggtaggggaaacactggagtgtATGCCCAGCTTTTTGTGTACCGAGTTGTGGCACATTTGACCTACCTTAGActcagactttctttattgtcattcaaacttgtactttacagtgcagataagaacaaaattttgttgcatttggctcgttgtagtgcaggataaaaacagcagcaagtatttacattaaaataaggtgcagatataaatagatttAAGCTATGTGTAAAATTACTATTACTGCAATTATTATATTGCAAgtttgtgatgtatgttatattgtatACCTGCTGGCTGCTGTTGAGTCTTTGACTTTCTTTCCCTCTAAGGAAGCCAGGTGCTGCTCCAGGGCATCCAGTAAGCTACTGGGCGCCTAGAGTAAATATCATTGACACACATTAAGTTACAAAGGCTTTAAAATGCCTAATACAAGACATCAtctactggaaaaaaaagaacacaaaggcATGCAGGGTTACTGCCAAGAGTCCACAAACAGAACTACTCACAAATACATAGTAAAGGGGGAGCAGAGGCTCAGATACTTACACAAACTGTAAACTGAGAATGGAGAGATAAAaggaagaaatacagaaaataaaggTGGTAACTGTCAAGATATATTTAGAAAATTTTTCGGACAAATCTTTTCTAATTCTGATTTATCTGTTACGGTAAGTTATACTTTAATCATCAttcacaaataaatatatagagtTTTTTACAAAACAACTTAAGCAGGATTCTTGATTTACACCTTTATTTACTGCAGAAAGTTCAAGGTCAGGAGTAAATGGTGAGTTGGAAGGTTTTGTAAGTGCAATAGTGGGAACGTGCATGGCCTGCCTAGCAGATCACCTGTTGTTAAAAAGGTATTAGTACAGAAGCTGCAGAGAGTTAACAGCCTGTGAAAGACAATCAGAACCAAAGTTTGGAAGTCCATATCCTGAATGTCACTAAACCTGTCTAAGTTTGCACACAGAATAACCAAGGCCCCAGACTGCACACATTTTTCCAGACTGTATAAGTTGGAAATCTTGCAAGCAAAATTGTGAATTGGTCTACTAATCACACTAAATAACACAACAGACCATTCAGGTAAAACAGTACCCACGTGGTCCAAAAAGGACTAGAAAAAAGGAATAGTTGGTAGGGGGAGCCAATGAGAAGTTCAGCTTCGATGCCACTTACATAGATATTGaagtcaagaaaacaaaataatagaGGAGTAAGTGTATAAGGATCGTGGATTCATGGACACGCTCTGTCGTGCAGACAGCAACATCAACCACTGCAGGTGACCTCATGTGATTTATTGTGTACTGCAAGCAGCCGCTTGGCTGGACAAAGCATGTTGAGATACATGATGACTTGACCAAGCTGTTGGCGCCAAATTATAAAACCTTTTCTCTCTGATTAGGTCATTATCATGCATTAAAAAATAGTGGTATACTGCaaagtaaataaaccttgtggagtgctggtttgattgaaaagactcCTCAGTTTAATAAAACAAGAGACCAGAAGAGGTAGGGGAGGTGGTGTGACAATAAGCAATAGGTCCGGGGCTCACAGCTGTCAAAGGTAAAGAGGTCAGGTCATGTTTTTTGATTAAATCAACTTCAGCCAGGCTTACCTGAGACAGATCCGGGATGTCCCCTCGATCAATGCCCACTTGCTGCAAGGAGAGAACAAAAAGCATCAGAATTTTGAAGAATAATATTTCTGGAGTATCAAAATGATCCAAGGGCTTTTAAAAATCTTAACATGGATAATGTGGCTCCAGACATACCTCTGCAACTTTGAGGAACTCTGAGATCCTTGTCATACGTGTAAGGAATTTCTTGTAAATGTCAAGTCCTTCTTTGCACTGAACCTTCTTCATGTCAAAGTATTTCTCTGttgacagaacaaaaacaacaatgaaacacCACCGCCATCATGTTTAAACTCCAAGTAATCTGCACTATTTAGCAAGCTCACCTGTTTGagggtatgaaaaaaaaaacacactgaaaatcttttttttgtctacaacAACCAAGAACGGGAGCAATGAGCTGAGGAGCTCTGCAGTGCATGCTTGTGATGCTCAAACAGGAGAAAGAAACACTTCTAATTTAAGAATTAGGTTTGGgtaatgaaaaaaatcacaagatcTGTTGGTTTATAGTAGCTGAACACTTCCGCTTTCTTTTGAATAAGTCTGCGAGATTTGCAAATTTTGTAGTTTTCTGTTAATTAAAGACTTTCATGAACTGTGGGGGAATCTTAGGTCAACCTTAGTTTCAAAGAACACTGCAAAGTACTGTCATCTTGTTGTTCACAGCACAGCTCGTTGTTCAC contains the following coding sequences:
- the picalma gene encoding phosphatidylinositol binding clathrin assembly protein a isoform X1: MMSGQSITDRITAAQHSVTGSAISKTVCKATTHEIMGPKKKHLDYLIQCTNEMNVNIPQLADTLFERTTNTSWVVVFKSLTATHHLMVYGNERFIQYLASRNTLFNLSNYLDKSGLQGYDMSTFIRRYSRYLNEKAVSYRQVAFDFTKVKRGSDGVMRTMNTEKLLKTIPIIQNQMDVLLDFNVNANELTNGVINAAFMLLFKDAIRLFAAYNEGIINLLEKYFDMKKVQCKEGLDIYKKFLTRMTRISEFLKVAEQVGIDRGDIPDLSQFTVCAPSSLLDALEQHLASLEGKKVKDSTAASRASTLSNAVSSLANTGISFTKVDEREKQAALEEEQARLKALKEQRLMELQRNPGSATTDSSPEFPVGGTINSTPAIDLFSTPSSTNSNSKAANDLLDLQPAFQQSLPLSTTNSWGGEGSAHFESFCGPSPYNTTNRLQSEPPAVAGLFRGFTVSPTPQVPQNSRGLNVDFDSVFGNNTNANTLDCTAVLGGLLKPTVASLTDQDITMNGLQPHRLVSNDLDSSLANLVGNLGICNGTAKNDLHWSQPGEKKLTGGTNWTPKTAPSTTWNPASMAPSVMAFPPTTPTGMMAYAMPPHMGSMMMTQPTMMYTQPVMRPANPFGQNPGAQMQFM
- the picalma gene encoding phosphatidylinositol binding clathrin assembly protein a isoform X5, which encodes MMSGQSITDRITAAQHSVTGSAISKTVCKATTHEIMGPKKKHLDYLIQCTNEMNVNIPQLADTLFERTTNTSWVVVFKSLTATHHLMVYGNERFIQYLASRNTLFNLSNYLDKSGLQGYDMSTFIRRYSRYLNEKAVSYRQVAFDFTKVKRGSDGVMRTMNTEKLLKTIPIIQNQMDVLLDFNVNANELTNGVINAAFMLLFKDAIRLFAAYNEGIINLLEKYFDMKKVQCKEGLDIYKKFLTRMTRISEFLKVAEQVGIDRGDIPDLSQFTVCAPSSLLDALEQHLASLEGKKVKDSTAASRASTLSNAVSSLANTGISFTKVDEREKQAALEEEQARLKALKEQRLMELQRNPGSATTDSSPEFPVGGTINSTPAIDLFSTPSSTNSNSKAANDLLDLQPAFQQSLPLSTTNSWGGEGSAHFGFTVSPTPQVPQNSRGLNVDFDSVFGNNTNANTLDCTAVLGGLLKPTVASLTDQDITMNGLQPHRLVSNDLDSSLANLVGNLGICNGTAKNDLHWSQPGEKKLTGGTNWTPKTAPSTTWNPASMAPSVMAFPPTTPTGMMAYAMPPHMGSMMMTQPTMMYTQPVMRPANPFGQNPGAQMQFM
- the picalma gene encoding phosphatidylinositol binding clathrin assembly protein a isoform X9 — its product is MMSGQSITDRITAAQHSVTGSAISKTVCKATTHEIMGPKKKHLDYLIQCTNEMNVNIPQLADTLFERTTNTSWVVVFKSLTATHHLMVYGNERFIQYLASRNTLFNLSNYLDKSGLQGYDMSTFIRRYSRYLNEKAVSYRQVAFDFTKVKRGSDGVMRTMNTEKLLKTIPIIQNQMDVLLDFNVNANELTNGVINAAFMLLFKDAIRLFAAYNEGIINLLEKYFDMKKVQCKEGLDIYKKFLTRMTRISEFLKVAEQVGIDRGDIPDLSQAPSSLLDALEQHLASLEGKKVKDSTAASRASTLSNAVSSLANTGISFTKVDEREKQAALEEEQARLKALKEQRLMELQRNPGSATTDSSPEFPVGGTINSTPAIDLFSTPSSTNSNSKAANDLLDLQPAFQQSLPLSTTNSWGGEGSAHFESFCGPSPYNTTNRLQSEPPAVAGLFRGFTVSPTPQVPQNSRGLNVDFDSVFGNNTNANTLDCTGGLLKPTVASLTDQDITMNGLQPHRLVSNDLDSSLANLVGNLGICNGTAKNDLHWSQPGEKKLTGGTNWTPKTAPSTTWNPASMAPSVMAFPPTTPTGMMAYAMPPHMGSMMMTQPTMMYTQPVMRPANPFGQNPGAQMQFM